The segment atcacacattatttatagaattatgattcttatttttatatatatatatatacaatttcatttttagtattCGTTCGTGTTCGGAGACAACATTGTTTCGATTAGCTTGTCCTATTCACCTATTACGATCAATCCATTGGAGATCTTGGATGAAATAACATTTGCGAGTCCAAAATAAAGCTGAATGAATTTGtaagagttaaaaataaaataagggagAACTCATAagggaatttaaatttaaaaaaaatatatttgataatctaatttttttataatgtgccCAATCAATAATTGAAACAATTACATTAACATTTCGCTACATTTTAGTTATtatcttcaataaaacaatttattatggtaaacatttattaatgatattcaaattatttatttgtgtggagATCCTAGATATCCACGAGAGTATTATTCCAATATGTGACGAGCAGTGTAGAAGAGGATTCCCTATTCAATAAGTTAGGAAATTTTAACGACAATTGTAATGGAcaataaacgatttttttactcttattaAGGTAAGATTTTctttagagtaggagacgaaccGGAGTTGACTTTAAGAGGATTGAACTCAAAAATGTTTGATAGTACACCCACAGTTCTCCTTATGTTCCTgactgtatttttaatatttttttaatgaaagtctttcgttttttaatatattgtataggATGATTTCATACAAGgaacaataactatttatatataatagcaGAATATAAGCTTTACAGTCCAAACTTAAGAGAAAAAAGAAGCACATTATCTTTGAGATTCTATAATCATCTTCCAATTGTTTTTGAGTGTGGAAAGAGACTCATAAGTAATAAGGAAATGAGGGGTGAGCTTGTTGAAGTGTACAGCTTCTAAATTGTCTATGTAGACCGTACATCACTGACTCCACCTAAAAAACagaatttttgtaaatgtgaTAAAGGTAAGTGATTTCTGCGTGATCTAGATAGGTTTTATAGTAAGAGACAAAGCAGTGTTAACTTGAGTAGGAATAGACATACGGATTTCAATGAAGGAGTTGAGAATTGAGGGAAATAATGAGTAGTTCTCTGTCACACACGGCctttaattaagtttgagtattttttgaTGTATTCTTGAAGATAGAGACAATGATTCAAGAGGTAAGAAGATTGCAGATCTCGATGGGAAGTGCATCTGTCCACTGAAGGATCCTTCTCTACTAGGAGATATCTGATCCAGGGAGTGAGGAATGAAGATCCCTTGAACGGAATCTGACGTTGCAGAGAGGAGATGAAGCCGTTTGACTCGGCTATCCCAATGAAAACATTCGGCAAATGTGGATATGTGAATGCTTGTTAGGAAGATCCATTGTATGAAATCCCTCTGAACACACTGTCCTTGGGATCTAGGGAGTTCCAAGTACATCTCCAGGTATTTTCTCTAGCATCCTTCCTTCTCCTGATAGTCACTAGAATTAAAAGCCTAAAAGCCGTAGCTACTAGTGTCTATAAGTTGTGAGAGTGAAAAATAAGTCGTGAGCCCCTCTCTCCCCCCTATTATATAGTACCCCCagtcttatttatatttaattagtaataagAGTAATAACTATAAgtaatactactaataataataacttatcacttttaaattttgaaaatttgtatttaatatttatttacctacTCAGCTGTTACTTCATGAACGCACTCTAGCGGGGGAAAATCCAACTCgaattcattcaaataataaaaatcatgacaaaATAGTCTTTGATGCACCACTTTCTTTTAACGCTTTAGAACTAGCTAAAGAGCTATTAGCTAGGTACGCTTTAAGTGTttgctcatttttatttcttataacaaatttacataaatCTGTAACATAAATGTCAATATTAGTAGGCCATTagttaaaaagttgttttgtttttaatttttgaaatacagttgttttatatttaaaggaaaCTCGTAACTATTTGattagattattataatttgtattcttttaataattataagggTTTACTTTTTGTGCCCTAGAGACTAAAATTCATAATAcacttgatttaattattttaattggaacaaaaacaagtgttaaaatatgtgtacataaaTTCAAactgttttaatattataatatttatatcatcattaattgattttttctcccACATGtaagaaaagaaggaagaaaaatcattataaaatggCAAAAAATGGGCTTGGCCTATTGCCTACAgactaatatgtatattagtcTGTAGGGTCACTCGTTAGTCTTGTTGCGAATGGgcattttattaaagtataatcTAGTTAGACATAGCGTATAGATACATAACATGATTCTACCCGTATCCCCTTAGTTCCTTTGTCAGAGTAGAGGGCTCATGAAAACGATtaggtacataatattatatgaatttggGCTAGCGAATTGATTTTATCATTATGAAGcgcatatatatatgtatatttatataatacttatacATCTTGGATGTGTATCTTCGTATCTATCTATCAGTATATTCTATACACTTTACTGCAGCACTCTCTGCAGCCAAGATATTGTATTTCTGACTCAGCTGCTGGGAGGAGGGAGAGAGACTTGATCTGCTTCACACTCACACCACACACATCAGAATTCATAGAAAAATCAAACAACTTATATTAAACTAATCCAGATACAAATCAGTAATTACAGTCAATCTATGGTACATGATTGATACCatacattgataaaattaactcagtgtatattataataattatcattattgtgAATGTAAGGAGAAGTGCGTGTTTTACTCAAGAAAATGGGTAACTCTGGCTCTAATGTGGGCTCCAacggagaaaaaagaaaaggagttGGTGGTCTCCAAGGTCGTTATCATTTCGGTCGATCCAGAGGCATTGCATTTGGGGATATGAATCTAGGAACAGGACAGCCTTTAGACATTATTACCTCACCTTCTACTCCAAAACCCAATCGTTGTGTGGATGATCTCCCTGTGGTTATTCGTCCTAGGGCAGGAACAGAATCCTATCGCCAAAAGCCTAAAAATGATGCGGCTATGCATTTTCCAAAGGCCCTTCCGACAATATTTAAGTATTCCGGAAAAGGAAAAGAAGTTTTTGTGTCTGGATCCTTTAATAATTGGGCTAAggcaaatataataatatcaaaatagttttatctacttttaaacataataattagttgTTTGTATCATTTAAGCTAATTATACTTATTACACTGATGAGTACAGTACAAGGCTATAATTgatcattcataatttatttaatttagaccTAAATTTCCCTTGTAACACACTGATATactattttgatatcaaataataaCCTATCTTAATCCATGTGTACTACTGAAGATTCCTATGGTACAATCCTCAAAAGATTTTACTGCCCTCGCTGAATTACAGGAAGGTGATCATGAATATAAATTCCTTGTTGATGGTACATGGTTGACCGATCCGAATACACCTTGTGTATCGGATAACAAAGGtgatgaaagaaatataattcatattcaaaaagagGACTTTGATGCTTATCACGCTCTTGATATGGACTCGGAGGCTGTATCAAAGTTGCAAAAACATACAAAAGGAGTTATTAAATACTCTCCAACATTTGGCCAAGAAATTCCCCAAACTGGAAATGAACTAAGGTCAGGGCCACCCATTCTTCCCCCACATCTTTTACATGTTCTATTGAATAAGGTAATGAGTTATTCATGACTttgttatgttaaatattttgataatttatttagtactatactattactattactttgtttaaaacACTTCATATTTCCTATGACTTGtttatcttattttctttttatatatttattaactgttgttaaaaaggaattttttgacTGAATGAATTTTAAGACTTCTAGGCCTGTTGCTAACttagatatttcattttaacttttgttaattttatttaaaacttaccTATCTCACATTGTACAATCAAATATCttcaaattacattatttataatttatttgcaggATACTCCATTATCATGCGAACCTACTTTACTTCCCGAGCCTCATCACGTCATGATCAATCATTTATATGCTCTCTCTATCAAAGATGGTGTTTTAGTTCTTAGTTCTACTCAACgctttaggaaaaaatatgtaacaacaCTTCTTTATAAGCCCATGGGTACAAGAGTTGCTaatgaaaaacattaaatacaCACAAATATACATTCTGGGCTATAAATACATGCATCCATGATTTGTTACCTCaacaagtttgtttttgtaatttttttatattaatttcattgtttgaatttaaatttatttattatgtaaggCTCTTACGTGAatcagattttttgttttttctctccattctattaagtttatatttatataactagcTTCCGCCTTTGACTTTTTCgcttcgagaaaaaaaattagtttttttttgtatgtaattcaTCTCTCTTTCcgcattaataaatttatttgacttatGTCCTTTGAAATGGATATTACTACCATTCAAAACACAATTCAAGTCAAGCAGattcttctttatatatttttttctttgttacaaGAAGGTGAGGAAATATTTTGACGAATAAGCAAAGTTTTGCTTTCATTTGTTCAAATATCAATTCATGTGTTaatcttttcaattatttactttaattagtaaatataatttaattaataatatgatgaGTAATATCCAAAAACATTTAGAGGATAGATTACGAACAGTTAAATTTCTTAaacttacttatataattaaaaagaatatttatttatttgtgccACATATTAGAGGCCCATTTGCTTCACAAGGTGGTATTTTTCCCTATATACTCCAGGAAATTATTCCTACTTCAAGAAAAGTACAGATTATAGATGTTATACATGGATAGAAAGAAATAGAACCTGGAGGTGCATTAAGtgtgtgtatatttatattaggtaGTAGAAATATGtgaataattgttcaaaataaaaatatttttccttgtatagtaaaatattctaaaataataatgtatataaaaatcttaGTTCGAAATTCAAAAACTCTTGAAGCTATGATACCTTTAATTATTCTCCATTGAATTGCTTCAagcagaaaaaaatgaaactcaggtcataatattagattttatccattttaattttagttagtaaatgttcatttatttcCACAATGTGAGGCTCGATTAAATTTCAATTCCCTATCCACGTCTACATTTATAAATTCTATCAAGGTCCAAATTAGCcaataacataaatttcaaGATAATTGAATGTGTGTATTACGTTTTTAAAACGATATTTCtactcatttttatatataactgtACTTCATGAGATAGTAACATGATTTATGTATGGTTTTGTAGGCATGTCCATAGGAAAAGTATACGCCATTATAAAGTCAGGTGAAAATTACCGTTCAGCGTCATGAGTGTccgtttgattttttttttttttgggggaagatCTCTTAGACCAACTTGATAACGCCACGAAGTGTATCCAGAGATATccctaaaaaatgttttaccttCTTCCTCTATCATCTATAAAGGGTAgacgaaataaatattaagcTCTCATAGgctaaaaatttgtattttgtcaaaaagggACTACTgacaaatttgaacaattatgaAATTGTTGTAGAGGTTATAGatgtttttttcccaaaatttgtcttctttaattattttccaaaaaaagtcctttaatatttcttttattttataactatttttacattagcaaattatattaaataactataattgttgctttttctaaatttattttcttccattgAAAATGGAGtaggaatgaaagaaaaaaaaatatgaacttatcATTGCGTACATTAtctattttcattcatttaattaaacagAACCATTGCTGAatgtttataatacaaaatatttaatattattagacGGACACTCATCCTTCATTTAAGGCttgtattagttttttaaaaagctGTTATAACTACAATGAATTTTTGTCctgtactaaaaaataataggagtaaaaatttaattcgtcAGAATGaatgtacaaattttgttttaaggatttattttctaaaaaaaaggaaaaattgtaatttttttctaaaaaattccaaaaaccagacactaaaaaatataaatatcgtTTGTACAAGTTTGTACAACGTGGTTaaccaaattgtacaagttactatttatttgttttaaaatgcatcATTTAATCCCAACATGAGTCATTTTAACAACCaactatacatttatattatcgTTTATtgttgatccattaaaatcacattgttattatgtatttatgagtaacataattgtggacatttgaactttataatatgccacagaatacttatatattttgattaaaatagtccaaaattacaccattaacaTCCCGAACAtccattgaatatttaattatcacaTTATACTCATTCCAAAGACCTTCTTTCAAAATTAGTCATCTCATTTTTCGGTTGCAACTTGTATGATtgcttataaaagttaaaacttgtacacaacatatgtaaataatacagCGGACAACATGAGCTTAAGAAATAAACTGATAACTTACCATGATAGTGATGAGGAAAATACagtgaaattattgaaaatgattatttagagaaaagagagaatacaaagtattttcaatACTGAATTGGTATACAAAGCGAATATATCAGATCGAAATGTCTTTTTACTTGCACCAAAGGTCTTGGGAAAAATATTCAGGACTTCAAGATCGGCAGATACATGAGAggataaaatagaaataacatGAAAGAAAAGTTTGATCCTGAATCTATATTAACTCTACCTTGGGATGGCAAATTGTTGGGAGACCTGacggaaaaaattattaaccttatctgttattatatttaaaacttttctgTGTTTCAAATTGGCGTCTGGAGCTGATGAGGCACAGGTAAAATGTATTTACTAACTGCCTGAGGATTGGGGTATCAAACATTTATTGAGAGACATTTTACGACAGCCACCAATACTGTTGCGAAAAAAGCttcttaagaaaaattaaatgaaagattcAGAGTACgtctaataatattatatatttttttataataaatatttgttaatatttatgtttaattaaaaaaatgaagatggaTCTATGATTCAATGGAAGATAATAAATCaggaaaaaactaaaaagaatattttttaactaaaaaaagttatcaaattaactaaatattattatctggcttcatttagaaaaataattgtagaaaatctaaaaaaagttgTCCATGTTCAAAACTTCAAGGCCTTTAGGGGACctcttaaactttttcaaaatttgttcgTTATCCTATTTTACCAAAATGCAAATGGTTAGCCTATGAGAGCTCGACATTTCGAAGGATAAGTTAGAAATGTCCAAgtttaatataagtattaccaataaactaaaaatgataattacccatttttgtacatctaatattatattccatttttatgaattttcaactaaatgcttaaaatatctagaacataatataagtttttgattATACTATTTGTTGAAaagattatttacatttataaagcaattttttttttgtatttataaatatatgtttgaatgtAAAGacagtcatttttgatcaaagaaataacaatgtagttatACCAGACTTGACCATTGAACGGAAAAACGAACGGTATTCActctttccgttcatttttgaacgacaaacggggaaaaaatgaacgacgaacggaaaaaaaatatgaacggcgttcattttgacgttcattttcttattgccCATAAGAGGTagatttttgactattttttccgAAGACATCTTCTTTTCTAGATTATGgggtttattataattattatctttgaggctggctaaaatatagtttatttagtctttttttttttcttgctccGTTGGTTTGTTTAATTGCACCATTCActagaaaataagtcatctcaagatagcctttaaaatcacaaatatgttgtaatggatcaaataaaaggtataatggaCATTAATGCATGTACTTATCtagtatcttgtaaagtttATATCCAATCCGTCTATCcgaagtacataaattttaacccaacattagcaccttcaatctttattactgcacaatacgcaagtactttgtcttaatttttaacatctcctttttttttaaaatatctattacTAATTTtctggagagcgtgggaagatattcatatatccgaatttcatattattcaattcaattttaaa is part of the Lepeophtheirus salmonis chromosome 7, UVic_Lsal_1.4, whole genome shotgun sequence genome and harbors:
- the LOC121121605 gene encoding 5'-AMP-activated protein kinase subunit beta-2 isoform X1, with product MGNSGSNVGSNGEKRKGVGGLQGRYHFGRSRGIAFGDMNLGTGQPLDIITSPSTPKPNRCVDDLPVVIRPRAGTESYRQKPKNDAAMHFPKALPTIFKYSGKGKEVFVSGSFNNWAKIPMVQSSKDFTALAELQEGDHEYKFLVDGTWLTDPNTPCVSDNKGDERNIIHIQKEDFDAYHALDMDSEAVSKLQKHTKGVIKYSPTFGQEIPQTGNELRSGPPILPPHLLHVLLNKDTPLSCEPTLLPEPHHVMINHLYALSIKDGVLVLSSTQRFRKKYVTTLLYKPMGTRVANEKH
- the LOC121121605 gene encoding 5'-AMP-activated protein kinase subunit beta-2 isoform X2; this encodes MGNSGSNVGSNGEKRKGVGGLQGRYHFGRSRGIAFGDMNLGTGQPLDIITSPSTPKPNRCVDDLPVVIRPRAGTESYRQKPKNDAAMHFPKALPTIFKYSGKGKEVFVSGSFNNWVKIPMVQSSKDFTALAELQEGDHEYKFLVDGTWLTDPNTPCVSDNKGDERNIIHIQKEDFDAYHALDMDSEAVSKLQKHTKGVIKYSPTFGQEIPQTGNELRSGPPILPPHLLHVLLNKDTPLSCEPTLLPEPHHVMINHLYALSIKDGVLVLSSTQRFRKKYVTTLLYKPMGTRVANEKH